One Malus domestica chromosome 11, GDT2T_hap1 genomic region harbors:
- the LOC114819791 gene encoding uncharacterized protein produces the protein MSSSSQSENVLKRSSEDVGWEYGILANPTNSDKVKCKLCDKIISGGVHRLKQHVANIRGNVAACTKSSDEDKANCRAALEEEKNKKKQKDKHIVEVREEEQLQQIQEEEDIEVIGSRKRPRTLGPMDKFASSINLDSSNEGSKKTRQQNIHDAIWKERTHQVDQYVARWVYEAGIPFHAIDNDSFKRVMEAVGQFGPGYLPPSQYELREPLLKEEVERVKKSLKKHEEEWALNGCSIMTDAWSDRKRRSIMNLCANCKEATIFLSSKEYSSEAHTGEYIFEYVDKCVEEIGPPNVIQVVTDNASNNMAAANMMKKKRPNMFWTSCATHTLNLMLQGIGNLPRFKGVIDKAKAFTIFIYAHHKTLALMKKHTKKRDIIRPGVTRFATSFLTLQSLMDKKKDLKVMVASEEWEQCKHVKTTKGKVAYTTVLSSHFWSGVLLCLKVFEPLFKVLRIVDGDKKPSMGFLYGELQKAKMEIKETFKNNEANYQPILQIIDEKARERLDSPLHLAGYLLNPYYFFKNQSIQHDPIVMEGIFTCVEKFFPDNYEVQNQVINVEMHKYRVKEGGFGRHLAELGCAENDENYNPGIHTKKRNRLDTTRLNNLVYVQFNARIMNKKKREKEKKVDILLASEASMAQGWIVEGGDEELELGLGIGETSEVGSSLEPRGSSKNIEVRELHEEDFISDEDTEEEGDDEEIEFESDTERVFEGYGEEEFDA, from the exons ATGTCATCCTCCTCCCAATCTGAAAATGTGTTGAAGCGTAGCTCGGAAGATGTGGGATGGGAATATGGGATCTTGGCAAATCCTACAAACTCAGATAAGGTGAAATGTAAGTTGTGTGACAAAATCATTAGTGGTGGAGTACATAGATTAAAACAACATGTAGCCAACATAAGGGGAAATGTAGCGGCATGCACAaagtcttcggatgaagataaAGCCAACTGTCGAGCCgcattagaagaagaaaaaaataagaagaaacaaaaggaTAAGCACATTGTGGAAGTGAGGGAAGAGGAGCAACTTcaacaaattcaagaagaagaagacattgaagTGATTGGGTCAAGGAAAAGGCCTCGCACTCTTGGACCTATGGATAAGTTTGCATCCTCCATCAATCTCGATTCTTCAAATGAGGGAAGTAAGAAGACTCGACAACAAAACAtccatgatgcaatttggaaagaaagaacACATCAAGTGGATCAATATGTGGCTCGATGGGTGTATGAAGCCGGTATTCCTTTCCATGCTATTGATAATGATAGCTTCAAGCGTGTGATGGAAGCAGTTGGTCAATTTGGCCCGGGTTACCTACCTCCAAGCCAATATGAATTAAGGGAGCCATTATTGAAAGAAGAGGTAGAAAGAGTAAAAAAGTCACTCAAGAAACATGAAGAAGAGTGGGCTTTGAATGGTTGCTCAATCATGACCGATGCTTGGAGTGATCGAAAAAGAAGAAGCATAATGAATTTATGTGCCAATTGCAAGGAAGCCACCATATTTCTTTCTTCTAAGGAATACTCTAGTGAAGCACACACCGGGGAATATATCTTCGAATATGTTGACAAGTGTGTTGAAGAAATTGGGCCTCCAAATGTGATTCAAGTGGTAACCGATAATGCTTCTAACAATATGGCGGCGGCAAACATGATGAAAAAAAAGAGGCCGAatatgttttggacatcatgtgccaCTCATACTTTGAATCTCATGCTTCAAGGGATTGGTAATCTCCCTAGGTTCAAAGGAGTTATTGACAAGGCAAAGGctttcactatcttcatttaTGCACATCATAAAACTTTGGCATTGATGAAGAAGCATACCAAGAAAAGAGACATAATAAGGCCCGGAGTCACTAGATTTGCAACTTCTTTCCTCACATTGCAAAGTTTGATGGATAAGAAAAAAGACTTGAAGGTTATGGTTGCTAGTGAAGAATGGGAACAATGCAAACATGTCAAGACTACAAAGGGGAAAGTGGCATATACTACTGTATTGAGTTCACATTTTTGGAGTGGGGTCTTACTTTGCTTGAAAGTGTTTGAACCTTTATTCAAGGTACTTCGAATTGTTGATGGGGATAAGAAGCCATCAATGGGGTTTTTGTATGGAGAGCTACAAAAAGCAAAGATGGAGATTAAAGAGACATTCAAGAACAATGAGGCCAACTATCAACCAATTCTTCAAATTATTGATGAAAAAGCTCGTGAGCGGCTTGATAGTCCATTGCATTTGGCGGGCTACCTCTTGAACCCTTattatttcttcaaaaatcaAAGCATACAACATGATCCAATTGTCATGGAGGGGATCTTTACTTGTGTTGAGAAGTTCTTCCCCGATAACTATGAGGTTCAAAACCAAGTGATAAATGTTGAGATGCATAAGTATAGAGTAAAAGAAGGTGGATTTGGAAGACATTTGGCCGAACTTGGATGCGCTGAGAATGATGAAAACTATAATCCGG GTATACAtacaaagaaaaggaatagACTAGATACAACAAGGTTAAATAATTTAGTCTATGTCCAATTTAATGCAAGAATTATgaacaagaagaaaagagagaaggagaagaaggtggACATATTGCTTGCAAGTGAAGCTAGTATGGCTCAAGGATGGATTGTGGAAGGTGGTGATGAAGAGCTTGAGCTTGGCTTGGGAATTGGAGAGACATCGGAGGTAGGTAGTTCCCTAGAGCCTAGGGGGAGTTCTAAAAATATTGAAGTAAGAGAACTTCATGAAGAAGATTTTATATCAGATGAGGACacggaagaagaaggagatgatGAAGAAATTGAGTTCGAGTCCGACACGGAGAGAGTCTTTGAGGGATATGGTGAAGAAGAGTTTGATGCCTAG